One genomic window of Desulfomonilia bacterium includes the following:
- a CDS encoding NAD(P)-binding protein, whose protein sequence is MTNKSEKIGAVMVVGSGIAGIQASLDLANSGMKVYLVDNGISIGGVMAQLDKTFPTNDCSACILSPKLVEVGRHPNVEILTRRTVESVEGKPGNFKVKLTKAPRYVDLSKCTGCGDCANVCPVSVPSDFNENLNERKAIYRHFPQAIPSGFAIDKRGTSPCKATCPTHISVQGYIALIAKGKYKEALKLIKQEHPFPAVCGRVCNHPCEEACKRGDVDEPLDIMHLKRFVADMDLFDETKFMPECKEKNGKRIAVIGAGPSGLTAAYYLAIEGYEVVVFEAAPIAGGWMTLGIPEYRLPRDIINAEIQIIKDLGVDIRCNTAVGKDVQFDDLMKEYDAVFVGCGTMLSSKLDIPGEDMQGVIHGVDYLRRINLGEKVFLGDKVAVVGGGNVAMDAVRVAKRTGSKDVFILYRRTRAEMPAAPEEIEEALEEGIRMEFLVAPVRVVGENGKVTGIECQRMELGEPDKSGRRRPIPIKGSEFIVECDAIVPAIGQAADLGFISKESGVSINKWNNIDADEVTFQTNIDKVFSGGDVVTGPQTVVKAVNAGKEAAISIDRFLKGEDLKAGRRTDWKEGLADPGDTSKVAKKKRVKMEHLDPKTRASNWEEVIKGMSEEAAKYEAERCLSCGICCECYQCVNACIAKAIVHNEKAAEEFVEVGAVIAAPGFETFDATLKPEYGYGIYPNVVTSIQFERILSASGPYFGHVQRLSDGKEPRKIAFIQCVGSRDTACGNSWCSSVCCMYATKEAIIGKEHAKNLEPTIFFMDIRAHGKDFDRFVNRAKDEYGIRYIRSMPSTIKELQQSKNLLMKYVLEDGTIVEEEFDMVVLSVGLTPPKEAEKLAKALGVELEEHGFCRTQLENPVLTSRDGVFVCGAFGGPKDIPETVMEASGAAACASGLLAERRGTLITEQELPLEKDIKGIGPRTGVFVCHCGINIGGVVNVPEVVEYAKTLPNVVFATDNLFTCSQDTAVRMGEIIKEQNLTRVVVGSCSPRTHEGLFQENCEKAGLNRYLFEMANIRDQDSWVHMHEPAAATEKAKDLIRMSIAKAEYLKPLKPGQLNVNHAALIIGGGLAGITAALSLADQGFSSYIVEKESELGGNYAKLHYTLEGLDTKKHLAGLIEKVKASDKITVFTSAEIKKIEGFIGNYKTTVSAKGEETKFEHGVVIVATGAYELETDEYLNKKSDKVVTQRKLEDMIVENDPKINNAKSITMIQCVGSRTKERPYCSRYCCSEAMKNALKIKELDPSKDVTILYRDVRTFGLKEDFYKKARELDVKFIRYDEDRKPEVTDNGGNLSIKVFDPILNQTVTLKTDILALSVGTAPNPENEEIGKMLKVPTNQDGFFLEAHVKLRPVDFATDGVFMCGMAHAPKLSEDTVVQANAAVSRACTILTKDLIEAEGKTAFVNKERCAACGLCEANCPFGAVAVNIAEGCAEVNTVLCKGCGVCTASCRMNAIDLNGFSNEQVITQIQAFSLQD, encoded by the coding sequence GTGACCAATAAGAGTGAAAAAATAGGCGCGGTAATGGTAGTCGGATCCGGTATTGCAGGCATTCAGGCATCCCTCGATCTGGCTAATTCAGGCATGAAAGTGTATCTCGTAGACAACGGGATCTCTATCGGCGGCGTCATGGCTCAGCTTGACAAAACCTTCCCGACAAATGACTGTTCGGCGTGCATCCTCTCTCCCAAACTGGTTGAAGTCGGCCGTCATCCGAATGTTGAGATACTTACAAGAAGAACCGTTGAATCTGTAGAAGGCAAACCCGGGAACTTCAAGGTCAAACTCACAAAAGCCCCTCGTTATGTCGACTTGTCAAAATGTACTGGCTGCGGTGACTGCGCAAATGTCTGTCCCGTCTCTGTCCCATCGGATTTCAACGAAAACCTGAACGAAAGAAAGGCAATATACCGTCACTTTCCACAGGCTATCCCAAGCGGATTTGCAATCGACAAGAGGGGCACATCTCCCTGCAAAGCCACCTGCCCTACACATATAAGCGTACAGGGATATATCGCCCTCATTGCAAAGGGTAAATACAAGGAAGCGCTCAAGCTCATCAAGCAGGAGCACCCCTTCCCGGCAGTATGCGGCCGGGTTTGCAACCACCCGTGCGAAGAGGCCTGCAAGAGGGGGGATGTCGATGAACCTCTAGATATAATGCATCTGAAACGCTTCGTGGCTGATATGGACCTTTTTGATGAAACAAAATTCATGCCTGAATGCAAGGAAAAGAACGGTAAAAGAATCGCCGTTATCGGAGCAGGCCCTTCAGGCCTCACCGCAGCATACTATCTTGCTATTGAAGGCTATGAAGTTGTTGTTTTCGAAGCGGCTCCTATTGCAGGCGGCTGGATGACATTGGGTATTCCGGAATACAGGCTGCCGCGCGATATAATAAACGCCGAAATACAGATAATTAAAGACCTCGGAGTTGATATCAGGTGCAACACCGCTGTCGGCAAGGATGTACAGTTTGATGACCTTATGAAAGAATACGATGCTGTCTTCGTAGGATGCGGAACGATGCTTTCCAGCAAACTCGACATCCCCGGCGAAGACATGCAGGGAGTCATTCACGGGGTTGACTACCTGAGACGCATAAACCTCGGCGAAAAGGTATTTCTCGGTGACAAGGTCGCCGTTGTCGGCGGTGGAAACGTTGCAATGGACGCGGTGCGAGTAGCCAAGAGAACCGGCTCTAAAGACGTGTTCATCCTTTACAGAAGAACTAGGGCTGAAATGCCGGCTGCACCGGAGGAAATCGAAGAGGCGCTTGAAGAGGGAATCCGCATGGAATTCCTGGTGGCACCTGTTCGTGTAGTCGGCGAAAACGGTAAAGTCACAGGCATCGAATGCCAGAGAATGGAACTCGGTGAACCTGACAAGAGCGGACGAAGGCGCCCGATTCCGATAAAAGGTTCGGAATTCATAGTTGAATGCGATGCCATTGTACCGGCCATCGGCCAGGCTGCAGACCTTGGCTTCATATCAAAAGAATCAGGCGTATCAATCAACAAATGGAACAATATCGATGCCGACGAAGTAACATTCCAGACAAATATTGATAAGGTATTTTCCGGCGGTGACGTGGTAACAGGCCCGCAGACAGTTGTAAAGGCAGTCAATGCAGGCAAGGAAGCGGCAATCTCCATCGATCGCTTTCTAAAAGGCGAAGACCTTAAGGCCGGTCGAAGGACAGACTGGAAAGAGGGTCTTGCCGACCCCGGCGATACGTCAAAAGTCGCGAAGAAAAAACGCGTGAAGATGGAACATCTTGACCCGAAAACCAGGGCTTCAAACTGGGAAGAAGTCATCAAGGGCATGAGCGAGGAAGCGGCGAAATACGAGGCCGAAAGATGCCTTAGCTGCGGAATCTGCTGCGAATGTTATCAGTGCGTGAATGCATGTATTGCCAAAGCGATAGTTCATAATGAGAAAGCCGCAGAAGAGTTTGTGGAAGTAGGAGCCGTGATAGCGGCGCCCGGTTTCGAGACATTCGACGCGACACTAAAACCGGAGTACGGCTACGGAATTTATCCGAATGTCGTTACAAGCATTCAATTTGAAAGAATCCTTTCGGCGTCAGGGCCGTATTTCGGCCATGTCCAGAGGCTTTCCGACGGCAAGGAGCCGCGCAAGATTGCATTCATCCAGTGCGTGGGTTCACGAGATACCGCCTGCGGCAACTCCTGGTGCTCTTCAGTATGCTGCATGTATGCAACAAAAGAGGCTATCATAGGGAAAGAGCATGCCAAGAACCTCGAACCGACAATATTCTTCATGGATATCCGTGCTCACGGTAAAGACTTCGACCGCTTTGTCAACCGCGCCAAGGATGAGTACGGAATCCGCTATATACGTTCGATGCCGTCTACGATAAAGGAACTTCAACAGTCAAAGAACCTGCTTATGAAATATGTCCTTGAAGACGGAACAATTGTCGAAGAAGAATTCGACATGGTCGTTCTCTCCGTAGGACTTACTCCACCAAAAGAAGCCGAAAAACTCGCCAAAGCGCTTGGAGTCGAGCTTGAAGAGCATGGGTTCTGCAGAACACAACTTGAAAATCCGGTGCTTACAAGCAGGGATGGCGTATTCGTATGCGGAGCATTCGGCGGTCCCAAGGACATCCCTGAAACGGTCATGGAGGCAAGCGGTGCGGCGGCCTGCGCATCAGGGCTTCTTGCGGAAAGGCGCGGAACGCTTATCACCGAGCAGGAACTTCCTCTTGAAAAGGACATCAAGGGCATAGGTCCGCGGACAGGCGTATTCGTATGCCATTGCGGAATCAATATCGGTGGAGTCGTAAATGTTCCGGAGGTTGTTGAATATGCCAAGACACTGCCGAATGTCGTATTCGCTACAGACAACCTGTTCACATGCTCTCAGGATACAGCGGTCAGAATGGGAGAGATCATCAAGGAACAGAATCTCACCAGGGTTGTCGTCGGATCGTGTTCTCCGAGAACGCATGAAGGGCTCTTCCAGGAAAACTGTGAGAAGGCAGGGCTCAACCGTTACCTGTTTGAAATGGCCAATATAAGAGACCAGGATTCATGGGTGCATATGCACGAGCCCGCTGCCGCGACAGAAAAGGCGAAAGACCTGATCCGAATGTCGATAGCAAAAGCCGAATATTTGAAACCGCTCAAACCCGGCCAGCTGAACGTAAATCATGCAGCGCTGATAATAGGCGGCGGCCTCGCTGGTATCACAGCAGCCCTTTCCCTGGCGGATCAGGGATTCTCATCATACATAGTAGAGAAGGAATCAGAGCTTGGCGGAAACTATGCGAAACTGCATTATACCCTCGAAGGCCTCGACACCAAGAAACACCTCGCCGGCCTGATTGAAAAAGTCAAGGCGAGCGACAAGATAACGGTATTCACTTCAGCCGAGATCAAAAAGATCGAAGGCTTCATAGGGAACTACAAGACCACAGTGAGTGCAAAGGGAGAAGAGACCAAATTCGAACATGGGGTAGTAATAGTCGCTACAGGCGCTTATGAACTCGAAACCGACGAGTATCTGAACAAGAAGAGCGACAAGGTCGTGACACAGCGCAAACTCGAGGACATGATTGTCGAGAATGATCCGAAGATAAATAACGCCAAGAGCATCACAATGATTCAGTGTGTAGGTTCAAGGACGAAGGAAAGGCCGTACTGCAGCCGCTACTGTTGCAGCGAAGCCATGAAGAACGCGCTCAAGATCAAGGAGCTTGACCCTTCGAAAGACGTGACCATATTGTATCGCGACGTCCGAACTTTCGGTCTCAAGGAAGACTTCTACAAAAAGGCCAGAGAGCTTGACGTCAAGTTCATACGCTATGACGAAGACCGCAAACCTGAAGTGACTGACAACGGCGGCAACCTATCAATCAAGGTTTTCGACCCGATACTTAACCAGACAGTCACGCTTAAGACCGACATCCTTGCACTGAGCGTCGGCACCGCGCCGAACCCTGAGAACGAGGAAATCGGTAAAATGCTGAAGGTCCCGACCAATCAGGACGGTTTCTTCCTCGAAGCCCACGTCAAACTGCGGCCTGTCGACTTTGCAACCGACGGAGTATTCATGTGTGGCATGGCGCATGCGCCGAAGCTGAGTGAAGACACGGTTGTCCAGGCCAATGCCGCAGTAAGCAGGGCATGCACAATCCTGACAAAAGACCTGATTGAAGCCGAAGGCAAGACGGCGTTCGTCAACAAAGAGCGCTGCGCTGCATGCGGCCTCTGCGAGGCCAACTGCCCGTTCGGAGCGGTTGCCGTAAATATCGCCGAAGGCTGCGCAGAAGTGAACACGGTTCTTTGCAAAGGATGCGGAGTATGCACTGCATCATGCCGCATGAATGCGATAGACTTGAACGGTTTCTCTAACGAGCAGGTCATAACACAGATTCAGGCTTTTTCTTTACAGGATTAA